The window GCAGGTGGCGGTGGTGTCTTTAAACCTTCAACTTGACAGCGCGAAGAAGTGGAACACCAGTCAGAAGGCTCGGCTGGTCAcgtgacaaacaaacatggcGGCGAAGTGAACAACCGGAACACAACAATGCAGCTGATTTAAAACTCCTGACGGCAAAGAAGTTTCATCTAAGCATTAATTTGTCTGATTTAAAGTATTAATTATTAACGTGACGTAAATTAAACCGAATATGTCCgtaaatataaagtaaatgtAGGTTAGGTGGAGGGGATGCAGAGAAGCTAGCTGTCCGTCGCGTTAGCGGGGACCGAGGGGACTATTACCGGGACACCTGAGCTCTCCCACCGGCTCCGTTGACTCGGTAGAAGATGAAGCTGCGTGTGGAGCTGCGATGTAAGAACCTCCATGAATACCTGCGGGAGCTGAGCCCCGACATCCTGGACCGGCTGTACAACCACCCGGCGACGTGCCTGGCGGTCTACAGGTACGGAGCGCGCACACGCTGCGCGTTCGCGTCCACGCACACGCTTGCGCGTCCCTGTCATCTCTGTTCTGCCCCCACAGGGAGCTCCAGCCTCTGGCCAAGAACTACGTCATTCGGATGCTGTTCCTGGACCAGGCGCTCCCCCAGGCGGCAGTGGCATTATGGGTAAAAAAAGGCAGCCAGAGGtaagccccccccaccacaccagCTTGTTGTTTCAACGCTTCGTGTTCTCACATGGAGGAAACACTTCAGAAGACGCCAACAGGAACgaccaaaagaccacaggaagtgacatcagagcaaactgagTCTAAaatctgctgagtcatgttaacatgacacgtgaaatctgaatctgtgAGGCGTTGATGTTACACTGCTCTGGGGAGGTCGAGGCAGAAAGCAGAACTACAGTCGGATAGGCGGAGCGATTGTATCtccgaatgttcgtaagtcagatgttcgtatcttgaggactacctgtattaacCTCAGAAACtacaacaaccattcacacctggATGGAGCTCACTATAACAGCTCAGATGGGGGTTGGTGGGACAGCGACCCCCTCGTGTACTGCATATGTTTGTCATAATTCTCCTATTCCAAGTGTTATAACCTCCAATGAAGCCCGGCTAATGTATTTCCTGCTGTTCAAAGCTTCTTCCATGTTGTCTTTGCGTGTGCTGGTAGGGATCATGACGAGTGTGTGTCGGTGCTGACGGGACTCCGCCTGTGGCAcagccagcagctgcagggGGGGTTGCAGGGCTACATTTTAAATCCAGTGTTCAAAGACAACCTGAGGATCTCTCTGCTGGGGGGGTAGGTCTGTGAACGCATTGCCGTTCGATAGCAGACGTGACGTGAGCGTTCCTCACCTGTTTGCGCTGCGTTCGTGCACAGGGGCACGGCGTGGGCGGACGAAGGCAGCACTCTGGGTCCCGACCGCCACGCGCGGGACATCGAGAGTCTGGACCACTACGCGGTGGAGCGCTGGGAGGTCATCCTACATTTCATGGTGGGGTCTCCCAGCGCCACGGTCAGCCAGGACTTGGCTCAGCTGCTGGTGCAGGCCGGTCTCATGAAAAGGTACGGATCCAAACCCCACCAGCACTAACTGTTCTCAAAGGTAATCATAGAAGAAAATAATTGTGTCAGAATTAAGAGATTTTCTAATGAAAAAAGTAGCagattacttgggcagcaaaggggatgaaaatgtaatgatgaccttgacctttggAAAAGTAGGTcaatgtaggtcagggtaaaatgtttacattgttttttcaattttcaatttcaattttttttttttattaatttttttaattatttatttatttttattgagtgCCAAtccgatttaaaaaaatttatttaatcgGATTGGCGttcttcacctttggaaaactaggtcaatgtaggtcagggtaaaatgttttattttttttaattttcattattttattttaattttaattttttaaaaattttttcatttaattaaatgtcaatccgattatatttttaatttaatcggATTGGCGTTCTTCACCTTTGGAGAACTAGGTcaatgtaggtcagggtaaaatgttgaattcaagggtgtggtgggatgttgcagtctctgaccgcCTTGTTATGTTCCTGTGTGTTGACGTGTGTTTTCCTAACATAATGCAGGATTCTACGACTGCTTTGTTCcacttttaaaattacattGAGTCCATAAACGACCACAATCCAGGTTCTGTTCTTCAGATTGTGATGTTTTGTCCTCTCCTGTTCCCAGTGAGGCGGGGGAGGCGCCCTACATCACCTCGTCCGGCTTCCAGTTCCTGCTTCTGGACACGGCCTCCCAGCTGTGGTACTTCACCCTGCAGTACCTGAAAACAGCTCAGGTATGTCCTGCTTTCACTGGATAACAGTTTGAACCATGGCTGTCGATTCTCAGGCAGGTGGCGCAGACGGTCTGCTCACGTCTCACCGTTGGCTCTTACAGGCCAAAGGGATGGACCTGGTGGAGATCTTGTCGTTCCTTTTCCAGCTCAGTTTCTCCACTCTTGGCAGGGTGAGTGCTCCAGTTTGATTCTGCTCTGTCGTCTCTAACAATCCTTCTTCACGCTGATCGTGTTCTGTTCTCCCTCAGGATTATTCCGTGGAGGGAATGAGTGAATCCTTACTGACCTTCCTGCAGCATCTCCGGGAGTTTGGACTGGTGTTCCAGAGGAAGGTGGGGTACTAAGACGGAGGAGGACCAACTGCAAACATGACAGTTTCTGTGAGATCCACATTAAACCAAATTAGTTCGTGAAATTAATGTAATACTGTAAAGAAGTTAAAGAATATGAGTGGGTGGAGGCAGTGCCTCTATCCGAGCCTCT of the Antennarius striatus isolate MH-2024 chromosome 14, ASM4005453v1, whole genome shotgun sequence genome contains:
- the gtf2h4 gene encoding general transcription factor IIH subunit 4 isoform X1; amino-acid sequence: MKLRVELRCKNLHEYLRELSPDILDRLYNHPATCLAVYRELQPLAKNYVIRMLFLDQALPQAAVALWVKKGSQRDHDECVSVLTGLRLWHSQQLQGGLQGYILNPVFKDNLRISLLGGGTAWADEGSTLGPDRHARDIESLDHYAVERWEVILHFMVGSPSATVSQDLAQLLVQAGLMKSEAGEAPYITSSGFQFLLLDTASQLWYFTLQYLKTAQAKGMDLVEILSFLFQLSFSTLGRDYSVEGMSESLLTFLQHLREFGLVFQRKRKSRRYYPTRLAITLAAGVTTTVSSSSVASMASIPGTGDAGFIVVETNYRIYAYTNSELQIALVALFSEMLYRFPNVVVAQVTRESVQQAIANGITAEQIIHFLRTRAHPVMLKQTPVLPPTITDQIRLWELERDRLQFTEGVLYSQFLSQADFEVLRDRAQGLGCLLWQDVAHRVMVVSPQGHSEVKRFWKRQKSHT
- the gtf2h4 gene encoding general transcription factor IIH subunit 4 isoform X2, with amino-acid sequence MKLRVELRCKNLHEYLRELSPDILDRLYNHPATCLAVYRELQPLAKNYVIRMLFLDQALPQAAVALWVKKGSQRDHDECVSVLTGLRLWHSQQLQGGLQGYILNPVFKDNLRISLLGGGTAWADEGSTLGPDRHARDIESLDHYAVERWEVILHFMVGSPSATVSQDLAQLLVQAGLMKSEAGEAPYITSSGFQFLLLDTASQLWYFTLQYLKTAQAKGMDLVEILSFLFQLSFSTLGRDYSVEGMSESLLTFLQHLREFGLVFQRKRKSRRYYPTRLAITLAAGVTTTVSSSSVASMASIPGTGDAGFIVVETNYRIYAYTNSELQIALVALFSEMLYRFPNVVVAQVTRESVQQAIANGITAEQIIHFLRTRAHPVMLKQTPVLPPTITDQIRLWELERDRLQFTEVYSFISVSVCPS